The proteins below come from a single Pedobacter aquae genomic window:
- a CDS encoding SusC/RagA family TonB-linked outer membrane protein, protein MKLYYLKKCGLLMLLLILNVVVVKAQSGSISGKIIDEANQPLPGAAVFIDGTSLGTQTDVNGNYQISGIKSGNVSVTARFVGYVEQKKQITVSATPQVLNFSLVPDSRGLDEVVVVGYGTTRRADITGSITTVTTKDFTKGQITSPEQLIAGKIAGVQITQGSGEPGSGSNILIRGGSSFGNNYPLIVVDGVPLDQGGIAGSPNALSLINPNDIESFTVLKDASATAIYGNRGSNGVIIITTKKGESGQAKVNFGTNFSVATLAREADILSPAEFRDLVTNAPTNTTVTPALKTKLLTQLGNVDTDWQDAIYDNAITSDNNLSVAGTYKKLPYRLSLGYLSQDGLLKTGTLDRGTVGLNLNPSLFNNSLKVNVSLKGSLSNSRFADGAAIGTAATFNPTQPIFSGNQNFGGFFEYLNPQAGPGVNPLVGLAPRNPVSFLDLRNNTSDVYRSIGNIQLDYALPFLKDLRANLNLGYDVAQGRGTIIVPESAGFAFRRFADANGANKSGVNNQYKQERSNYVSDFYLNYVKDIKSINSRIDITGGTSYQAFEARNYSFADFSFDGTIRPNSEPNFPLDVPQNRLFSIYGRMIYTLSDKYTLTTTVRSDASSRINPEDRVGIFPSAAFAWRISEESFMKSSNVFSDLKLRVGYGITGQQEGIGNYSYLANYALSTPTAQYQLGNEFFNMYRPLGFNPNLKWETTATSNIGLDYGFANNRITGSIDAYYKNTSDLLSNITQPAGTNFINEFTYNVGNMTNKGIEMMITGLAVDKTDFRLSLSFNATFNKNTITNLTLVDDPNFIGNRFGGISGGTGNNIQINSVGFNRASFYVYQQVYDANGKPLDGVFVDRNSDGQISDKDLYRFKDPDADVFLGFTSNFNYKKFTGGFTLRANINNYVYNNVASSTGTYRNIFNPLEFLSNGSRDILNTQFSGAGDQYFLSDYYVQNASFLRMDNFNLGYNFGQVFKGTGNLSISGNIQNAFVLTKYDGIDPEISGGIDNNFYPRPRTFTLGLNLGF, encoded by the coding sequence ATGAAACTCTATTACTTAAAAAAGTGTGGTCTTTTGATGTTACTTTTAATCCTGAACGTTGTAGTTGTAAAAGCTCAGAGCGGAAGTATTTCAGGTAAAATCATTGACGAAGCTAACCAGCCTTTACCAGGTGCTGCGGTGTTTATAGATGGCACATCTTTAGGCACTCAAACTGATGTAAATGGTAATTACCAAATTTCTGGAATTAAATCCGGGAACGTTTCCGTAACCGCAAGATTTGTTGGTTATGTAGAACAAAAGAAACAAATTACCGTTTCTGCTACTCCGCAAGTGCTTAATTTCTCTCTTGTTCCAGATAGCCGAGGTCTAGACGAAGTGGTAGTTGTGGGATATGGTACAACCAGAAGAGCAGATATTACTGGATCTATTACTACTGTAACCACAAAAGATTTTACTAAAGGACAAATTACAAGTCCAGAGCAATTAATTGCGGGTAAAATTGCCGGTGTGCAAATCACTCAGGGTAGTGGTGAGCCAGGAAGTGGAAGTAACATCTTAATAAGAGGTGGTTCTTCTTTTGGAAATAATTATCCACTAATTGTGGTAGATGGAGTTCCTTTAGACCAAGGTGGCATTGCGGGATCTCCAAATGCACTTTCCTTAATTAACCCTAATGATATTGAATCATTTACCGTATTAAAAGATGCTTCTGCAACTGCAATTTATGGTAACAGGGGATCTAATGGTGTAATTATAATCACCACCAAAAAAGGTGAAAGCGGACAAGCTAAAGTTAATTTCGGTACCAATTTCTCGGTAGCAACTTTAGCTAGAGAGGCTGATATTTTATCACCTGCGGAGTTCCGAGATTTAGTAACCAATGCACCTACTAATACTACAGTTACTCCTGCCTTAAAAACAAAATTATTAACTCAATTAGGTAATGTTGATACCGATTGGCAGGATGCTATTTATGATAATGCCATTACTTCCGATAATAATTTAAGTGTAGCAGGAACTTATAAAAAACTTCCTTACAGATTATCACTTGGATACTTGTCTCAGGATGGTTTATTGAAAACAGGAACCTTAGATAGAGGAACTGTAGGTTTAAACCTAAACCCTTCCCTATTTAATAATAGCTTAAAAGTGAATGTAAGTTTAAAAGGTAGTTTAAGTAATAGCCGTTTTGCTGATGGCGCTGCTATTGGTACTGCTGCTACCTTTAACCCTACTCAACCTATATTTTCGGGTAACCAAAACTTTGGTGGATTTTTTGAATATTTAAATCCTCAAGCTGGACCGGGTGTAAATCCATTAGTAGGTTTAGCACCACGTAACCCAGTTTCATTTTTAGATTTAAGAAACAATACATCGGATGTTTACAGAAGCATAGGAAATATCCAATTAGATTATGCACTTCCTTTCTTAAAAGATTTAAGAGCTAATTTAAATTTAGGTTATGATGTGGCACAAGGTCGAGGAACTATAATTGTTCCTGAAAGTGCTGGTTTTGCATTCCGTAGATTTGCAGATGCTAACGGAGCAAACAAAAGTGGTGTAAATAACCAATACAAGCAAGAGCGTTCTAACTATGTTTCTGACTTCTATTTAAATTATGTTAAGGACATAAAATCAATTAATAGCCGTATTGATATAACAGGTGGTACATCTTATCAGGCGTTTGAAGCTAGAAATTACTCTTTTGCTGATTTTAGTTTTGATGGAACGATAAGACCAAATTCGGAGCCTAATTTCCCATTGGATGTTCCTCAAAATAGATTATTTTCTATTTATGGTAGGATGATCTATACTTTAAGTGATAAATATACCTTAACAACTACCGTAAGATCAGATGCTTCTTCTCGTATCAATCCTGAAGATAGAGTAGGTATTTTCCCTTCTGCAGCATTTGCATGGAGAATTTCAGAAGAATCATTCATGAAATCATCTAATGTATTTTCTGATTTGAAACTAAGAGTTGGATATGGTATTACTGGTCAGCAAGAAGGAATAGGTAATTATTCTTACTTAGCTAACTATGCGTTAAGTACACCAACTGCGCAATACCAATTGGGTAATGAGTTTTTTAATATGTATCGCCCTTTAGGTTTTAATCCTAACCTTAAATGGGAAACGACAGCTACATCTAACATTGGTTTAGATTATGGTTTCGCCAATAATAGAATTACTGGTAGCATAGATGCTTATTACAAAAACACTAGCGATTTATTGAGTAATATCACTCAACCTGCTGGAACAAACTTTATTAACGAATTTACTTACAACGTTGGTAACATGACTAATAAAGGTATCGAGATGATGATTACAGGTTTAGCGGTTGATAAAACTGATTTCAGATTAAGCCTTTCTTTTAACGCTACCTTCAATAAAAATACTATTACCAACTTAACATTGGTAGATGATCCTAACTTTATCGGTAACAGATTTGGCGGTATTTCTGGTGGTACTGGTAATAATATCCAAATTAATTCTGTAGGATTCAATAGAGCTTCTTTTTATGTGTATCAACAAGTTTATGATGCTAATGGAAAACCTCTTGATGGAGTATTTGTAGATAGAAATAGTGATGGACAAATTTCTGATAAAGATCTTTACAGATTTAAAGATCCTGATGCTGATGTTTTTTTAGGTTTTACTTCGAATTTTAATTACAAAAAATTCACTGGTGGTTTTACTTTAAGAGCTAACATTAACAATTACGTATATAATAACGTAGCTTCTAGCACAGGTACTTATAGAAATATCTTTAATCCTTTAGAGTTCTTAAGTAATGGCTCAAGAGATATTCTAAATACCCAATTTTCGGGAGCTGGAGACCAATACTTTTTATCGGATTACTATGTACAAAATGCATCATTCTTAAGAATGGATAACTTTAACCTAGGTTATAATTTTGGCCAAGTATTTAAAGGGACAGGAAATTTAAGCATCAGCGGAAATATCCAAAATGCTTTTGTTCTTACTAAATATGATGGAATTGAT